The window ttattgataaaaatattattaaattaattaattataaacaataaacattgtattttaaatgagaaatatattgtttacaaatataaaaagttcACCTAATATCTTATATTTACTGCGtgattttaaatgaaaaaattgttattaattaattatttgaatataaacaAATTGTACTCCATGTAAATATGGAAAATTGGATATTTTCTATGTTTTACTTTTCAAATTATTCATCTTTTCTCTaacttcataaattatttaattttataaatataacatatataattaaaatttaatatattaaattaaataattaaaataaaataaaaataacttaatttatacgttcaaattaaataattaaataaaaataaaatatattaaaaaaataaaacttattataaaatttattaaaataaaatacctgttttatcaaaacaatataatatataaacattaaaataaaatatatacattaaataaaaaataaaataaaatacatatttatatcaaaattattttataaaaaataaaatgtattttatttaataagttttacaataaattaaaatttgattataattataatgtattttattttttatttaatgtattttattttaatatataatattttaattattttttttattttaatattagaaaTGATTGGATtagaaaatgttattaaaaaaactagcatttagcccgtgcatttgcacgagtaataatataaaaaaccgtgaaaaaaattacggataacatttttaattatatttttaaccgttttaagtttatgggtgggtcaacacataatccgacccaaatatccatttactcaacatcattatatattagttagttaaaaagttaaacttatattaatgttaaaacgtcccgcgtttatcaaatttggtgttgaatttaaaacataaagtctgtgtagcctagttggttaaaaagttgtacttgttttgttaggttgcaagtctgaaacatacctctagcatttttaattttatttttaaccgttttaaatttaaaaacgggtaaacccacaatccgacccaagtatccaaattaatcacagctctcgactcggcaatccggacactttaaaaattaagcatcattatatatatagattagttagttaaaaagttgaacttatattaatgttaaaacgtcccgcgtttatcaaatttggtgttgaatttaaaatataaagtctttgtagcctagttggttaaagagttgtatttgttttgttaggttgcaagttcgaaacatacatctagcatttttaattttatttttaaccgttttaaatttaaaaacgggtaaacccacaatccgacccaaatatccaaattaaccacagctctcgacccgacaatccggacactttaaaaattaagcatcatattttatatatatatatatatatatatatatatatatatatatatatatatatatatatatatatatatatatatatatgaatatgagAGAGAATGAGTTTATTGAGAAATGAGCAAGTGGAGTAGAACATTAATGAATATGTACAAAATGACCCAAGCCCATTAAATGTATTGAATTGAAAAGGGCCCAACACGATTAAGTgcactaaattaattaacattatgtgtttattgaattgttttctattgtcaaatatatttgtatttaatttatttgcacGGTACATTCACACACATATTCAAGCCTCTATCTTTCTAGAATTTCAGTAAAAACAATCTTGAATTTCTTAATTTGAACATTCTTCAAGAGTTCTTTTTCTTTAACTGGATaatagtaattttatatttataagtttgttgttttaataaaaaaaaaaaaaaaattttggttAAATCACTGTATGCTTTGTTGTATCAAGAAAAACAactattattcaaaaaattcagTACAAACAAGAGATAATTAACTATTCTTAAGAAGATGTGTTATGCACACGCATCGGATTAACTTTGTTCATTTggtgattttgtttatttgtatagTAGTTAATTTGTAACATactaacattatatttatacaaattttatgtaattttaagaCAATATTTATAACAAgatattaaactattttaaaatagttttagtATGTCAAATGTCAAGCTATTAGTAGTTTGCGTTGtcgaaaatatttatttttaaaatttcaataaaaaagaGTTCAAAGTTATAAAAGTATTGTTCTAGctgaatagtttattattattagtttttaaaattttagaaaattaggagattttttaaatgttattattatctgctttaacttaaaatgtttttttaagttaaaattgaatttgaaatatttgaagCTCATTAATGTTATGGTTTTATGAAGTAAATTTGTAGCAATGTTTTACTTGATTATGTtgttaaataattgtttatatatgtaTCAATATATTTGGTTTGTCATAGGCATTGAAAATATTGTTGAtggtaaattaataaatagtCGGAAAAAGGCCTAATTTTGAGGTGGCCGTGCTATGGGCAGGGGTCTATGATGGTACGAGTTCCagaccaaaaaaaaatatattttttaccataattctttagtttttaatatttttaaaattttaatttaatataagtttTTCTAAAGAATAGAAAATGGATAAATTTacgtttattcattcattttatttataatttttttgacatTTCATTAAGCCCGTTAAAATATATATGGCGTAACTATTTGTTTCTATAATGAATAGAAATGGGTAAAATtgtaaaacttaattttattcaaaatttttctGTGATAATTCTAagtttatccaaaaaaaaagtgatctaatttcttaatttttttttatttaattcaatatttgtttttctatttaatagaAAATGAGTTAAATCTACGCGTATCCTttgttttattcatttcttTAAGCTTAACTCAAATTTTGTTAAGCCCACCCAATTTGAATATTTGGATCTGTATATGTCTCAACTGATGGTgagaaaattattgatatttttgatatatcaaAAGTACGGTATCACAACGTactaaaaatattgatttttctatataccgaaaaaatagtattatatcgagaaatttttgaaattatcgggtattgatataaaattttaacttttttttatatattaaaataccaaaataatatttataaattatttagtaataaaagtaaaagttgttgtaaagactaattaattggtttaaagTCTCATCTTTGCTTGCATTTTGCTATGTATCTATAATTTGCTCCCTAAGATGAGACATAAGTTGAAAGATCTTGAAAATGAAAATCTAtctcatgattttttttctcttataaattaatcttttgtCACGTTTGAACAAACTCGTATTAGGAACATagaatgaatttattaattggTTGATTTTGTTATTACAAGTGATAAAAAGcatgaattaattaatgaattactTCTTGAGAAGCAAGGGGCCAACATTGTCTCCAGTTTCTTTGTTGTGCTTTACATGACTCCCATCGCACAAAGGAAATGTCTTCGACCTCCAACACCTATGttttgattgtttgtttgtttgttatgaaacatcaaattaattattaattaataaaacaaatacctGCAATAGGCAGTGTTTGGTTTGGCCAGATCAGCAACAAGAACAGTATCAGTGACCTGAGCTTCCTCCTTCCTAACA is drawn from Impatiens glandulifera chromosome 3, dImpGla2.1, whole genome shotgun sequence and contains these coding sequences:
- the LOC124933033 gene encoding CDGSH iron-sulfur domain-containing protein NEET-like — its product is MASTLVSFSSSSGGVGLKYGGGSTPELVKSGRARVVVVRAELGSNVNLSVRKEEAQVTDTVLVADLAKPNTAYCRCWRSKTFPLCDGSHVKHNKETGDNVGPLLLKK